One region of Marivirga arenosa genomic DNA includes:
- a CDS encoding helix-turn-helix domain-containing protein → MTLGNHIATLRKNKKISQQELGKLAGTSGDLIGRYERDEVKPSIDVVIKIADALNVSLDFLVGKTDLELDTDALKRLELISKLPQEEKKQLLHVIDALLRDFNAKKAYAL, encoded by the coding sequence ATGACTTTAGGCAACCATATCGCCACTTTACGCAAGAATAAAAAAATATCACAGCAAGAGCTGGGCAAGCTTGCTGGCACCTCTGGCGATCTCATTGGGCGCTATGAAAGAGATGAGGTAAAACCCTCTATTGATGTGGTCATTAAGATAGCTGATGCATTAAATGTATCACTCGACTTCCTTGTAGGTAAAACTGATCTTGAGCTCGATACTGATGCACTAAAAAGGCTGGAACTGATTTCTAAACTCCCGCAGGAAGAAAAAAAACAACTACTACACGTTATCGATGCACTTCTAAGAGATTTTAACGCTAAAAAAGCTTATGCTTTATGA
- a CDS encoding tyrosine-type recombinase/integrase yields the protein MNISSYQKMKDELINQVQLKEGFIKYLKVKQASKASIKSRLRIVSVYFDWLAIENLSVTEVSYTDLLSFMKWCNSREVSQRTIQSYIGTIKHFYNYLLEEELISKDPVTDIAVKGIKRKTLYPILSSEDLHSLYNQYPAESHQDKRNKVMLGMLIYQGLRTTELARLEVSHIKLREGNLDVLGGKKYNGRLLQLESYQVMDLYDYILHVRAELLQMKPKRKSQKPQVTNRLFIGEAGNCYSFSNFMTQLMLKVKQINSRVKNAEQIRSSVITKWLRGHNLREVQYLAGHRYISSTESYLRNDVESLKEEIQQFHPMG from the coding sequence ATGAATATATCCAGCTATCAGAAGATGAAAGATGAGTTAATAAACCAAGTACAGCTGAAAGAAGGTTTTATAAAGTATCTGAAAGTAAAACAAGCCAGTAAAGCAAGTATCAAGAGTAGATTAAGGATAGTATCGGTCTACTTTGACTGGCTAGCTATAGAGAATCTGTCAGTGACAGAAGTAAGCTATACAGACTTATTAAGTTTTATGAAATGGTGCAATAGCAGGGAAGTAAGCCAAAGAACAATACAAAGTTATATAGGCACTATTAAGCACTTCTATAATTATTTACTAGAGGAAGAGTTGATCAGTAAAGATCCAGTAACAGATATAGCTGTAAAAGGCATTAAAAGGAAAACGCTTTACCCCATATTAAGTAGTGAGGATCTCCACAGCCTGTATAATCAATATCCTGCTGAAAGCCATCAGGATAAGCGTAATAAAGTGATGCTAGGCATGCTGATTTACCAAGGCTTAAGAACAACAGAGTTAGCCAGATTAGAAGTGAGCCATATTAAATTAAGAGAAGGAAACCTCGATGTACTGGGAGGTAAAAAATATAACGGCAGATTGCTGCAGTTAGAAAGCTATCAGGTCATGGATTTATACGACTATATATTACATGTTCGAGCTGAGCTGTTGCAGATGAAACCTAAAAGAAAAAGCCAAAAGCCACAGGTAACCAATAGACTATTTATTGGAGAAGCAGGTAACTGCTATAGTTTTAGCAATTTTATGACGCAGTTAATGCTAAAGGTAAAACAGATAAATAGTAGAGTAAAAAATGCTGAGCAGATCAGATCGAGTGTGATTACTAAGTGGCTAAGAGGCCATAATCTAAGAGAAGTTCAATACCTAGCAGGCCATCGCTATATCAGCAGTACAGAAAGCTATTTAAGAAACGATGTAGAAAGCTTAAAAGAAGAAATCCAGCAGTTCCATCCGATGGGATGA
- a CDS encoding tyrosine-type recombinase/integrase — protein sequence MKKLNLSNASYRYLEESFKEWLAVQGYSITTVYNLPLHVRELLHYLEQQEIKNIRELKTKHIEGYYQKLKERANNRRGGGLSNGHLNKHIQALRKFTEYLRKVGRLEIPAIRLKDEEAVRKLDYLTVEEIRLLFKASYQLPDRKPNASDQLYEAIQSRDRAMLAIYYGCGLRRNEGVQLEVEDINFDSSILHVKGGKNYKERLVPISKRNLHHLISYVYDHRTALSRGSKIGKLFISYSSGKGMQGQSLLLRLKKLQYQTGDLDLIEKEIGLHTLRHSIATHLLTAGMKLESISRFLGHSSLESTQIYAHLQHKPSEQQTVYKNIPVYEYIQLSEDER from the coding sequence ATGAAAAAGTTAAACCTATCCAATGCCTCATATCGCTATCTGGAAGAAAGCTTCAAAGAATGGCTTGCCGTGCAGGGCTATAGTATTACTACTGTGTACAACCTTCCCTTACACGTTCGTGAACTGCTCCACTATCTTGAGCAGCAGGAAATCAAAAACATCAGAGAGCTAAAAACAAAGCACATTGAAGGCTATTACCAAAAGCTAAAGGAACGAGCTAACAACAGGCGGGGCGGTGGGCTAAGTAATGGCCACCTGAACAAGCATATACAGGCATTACGAAAGTTTACTGAATACTTGAGAAAGGTAGGCAGGCTGGAAATCCCTGCAATCAGGTTAAAAGATGAAGAAGCGGTCAGGAAGCTAGACTATCTGACAGTGGAAGAAATTAGGCTTCTTTTTAAGGCAAGCTATCAGTTACCTGATAGAAAGCCGAATGCCTCAGATCAACTATATGAAGCAATACAGTCAAGAGACAGAGCCATGCTAGCTATTTACTATGGTTGTGGTCTAAGAAGAAATGAAGGCGTACAGCTGGAAGTAGAAGATATCAATTTTGATAGCAGCATATTGCATGTGAAAGGAGGGAAGAACTATAAAGAAAGGTTAGTACCAATCAGTAAAAGGAATCTACACCATTTAATTAGTTATGTCTATGATCATAGAACAGCTTTAAGCAGAGGCAGCAAGATAGGTAAGCTTTTTATTAGTTACAGCTCAGGAAAAGGCATGCAAGGCCAAAGCCTTCTGCTTAGACTAAAGAAGTTGCAATACCAAACAGGAGACTTGGACTTAATAGAAAAGGAGATAGGATTACATACGCTCAGGCATAGCATAGCTACCCACCTATTAACAGCAGGTATGAAACTGGAAAGCATTAGCAGGTTTTTAGGTCATAGCAGCTTAGAAAGTACGCAAATCTATGCGCACCTTCAGCATAAGCCCAGTGAGCAACAAACAGTCTATAAAAATATACCCGTCTATGAATATATCCAGCTATCAGAAGATGAAAGATGA
- a CDS encoding RHS repeat domain-containing protein — translation MGCLKLSYRQAGESMGKTAVFLGESLKKKECALKNRYNYYPFGLTFNSYQRSYSKANNYKYNGKEEQEETGWIDYGARMYQPDLGRWNGVDNLSEKYSAYSPYNYVLNNPIGNIDPDGNEPIKPLAGTVQGFVSFMNNLSTGLGKTRGSDANAGMLRMGKTKMTFKGPKPANTAPFNTSGGNRYIYTKKGGWVDMAHFMFYAGRSYGYKQNGEEHPVGKALQDGLLQELGDMINAEHSAFSYEDLPSDKFGAQFGADFFDPESDLSFAEQLQNFLVDVLGATDPENAPNYDNLPDADDTSTPPTETNMSSDPKHTTEEEKKEDTKE, via the coding sequence ATGGGCTGTTTAAAATTATCATACCGACAGGCAGGGGAAAGCATGGGCAAAACCGCTGTTTTTTTAGGGGAGAGCCTAAAGAAAAAAGAGTGTGCGCTAAAAAATCGCTATAATTACTATCCTTTTGGTCTAACCTTTAACTCCTATCAGAGGAGCTACTCAAAGGCGAATAATTACAAGTACAACGGCAAGGAGGAGCAGGAAGAAACAGGGTGGATTGACTATGGGGCAAGAATGTATCAGCCTGATTTAGGGAGATGGAATGGAGTTGATAACCTAAGTGAGAAATATTCTGCATATAGTCCATATAATTATGTCCTGAATAACCCTATTGGAAATATTGACCCTGATGGAAATGAACCTATTAAACCTTTAGCTGGTACGGTTCAGGGGTTTGTTTCCTTCATGAATAATTTATCAACAGGTTTGGGAAAAACAAGAGGCAGTGATGCAAATGCTGGAATGCTAAGAATGGGTAAAACTAAGATGACCTTTAAAGGTCCTAAGCCAGCGAATACTGCTCCCTTTAATACTTCAGGTGGTAACCGATATATCTATACCAAAAAAGGTGGTTGGGTCGACATGGCGCACTTCATGTTTTATGCTGGTAGAAGTTATGGCTATAAGCAAAATGGAGAAGAACACCCTGTTGGTAAAGCATTACAAGATGGACTGTTGCAAGAGTTAGGTGATATGATTAATGCGGAGCATTCAGCTTTTAGTTATGAGGATTTACCTAGTGATAAATTTGGTGCACAATTTGGAGCAGATTTCTTTGACCCTGAAAGCGATCTGTCATTTGCTGAGCAGTTACAGAATTTCTTAGTTGATGTCTTGGGAGCGACTGATCCAGAAAATGCACCAAACTACGACAATTTGCCAGATGCGGATGACACATCTACACCACCAACCGAGACAAATATGTCTTCTGATCCGAAACACACAACAGAAGAAGAGAAGAAAGAGGATACAAAAGAATGA
- a CDS encoding type II toxin-antitoxin system RelE/ParE family toxin: MVKKRLGIIWDDEAKRSLRSIYNYIKKRESIEVAKKVRNEIVAQSKSLSDFPEKFEEEPNLKGEPGNYRYKVIWSYKIIYEITSKAILILDIFHTSRDPSNIQKKR, encoded by the coding sequence ATGGTAAAGAAAAGGTTAGGTATTATCTGGGATGATGAAGCAAAAAGATCATTAAGAAGTATTTACAACTATATTAAGAAAAGAGAATCCATTGAGGTAGCCAAGAAAGTCAGAAACGAAATAGTAGCACAATCCAAGTCTTTGAGCGACTTTCCTGAGAAATTTGAAGAAGAGCCTAATTTAAAGGGTGAACCTGGTAATTATCGTTATAAAGTAATATGGAGCTATAAAATAATTTACGAGATTACCAGTAAAGCAATCTTGATCCTTGATATTTTTCATACAAGCAGAGATCCCTCAAACATCCAGAAAAAGAGATAA